A window of the Bradyrhizobium ottawaense genome harbors these coding sequences:
- the ltrA gene encoding group II intron reverse transcriptase/maturase — MQTVQQKTQQTLDLGRDASGEARSAPSQGTEAGTAKACLERPAVAGPSMEVVIERENLKKALARVTRNKGAAGVDGITAGELPAYLKEHWLAIRAQLLEDTYQPQPVRRVEIPKASGGLRPLGIPTVLDRFIQQAVMQVLQADWDGTFSETSFGFRPGRSAHQAVERAQAYIASGHAVVVDIDLEKFFDRVNHDILMGLVAKRVADKRLLKLIRAFLNAGVMEGGLVSPTEEGTPQGGPLSPLLSNLMLDVLDKELEKRGHRFVRYADDCNIYVRSQKAGERVLAGIEKFLEKRLKLKINKAKSAVAKPSVRKFLGFSFTGGKEPRRRIAPQAIARFKAKVRELTRRTCGQSLAQIVKKLSVYLIGWRGYFGFCQTPSVLRALNEWLRRRLRAIAWKQWKRGDTRFAELRRCGVGRDLAAQTAGSPHGPWRLANSPALTIAMPIAFFSALGLTSVAAPQTA; from the coding sequence GTGCAGACCGTGCAGCAGAAGACACAGCAAACACTGGACTTGGGCCGCGACGCGTCGGGTGAAGCCCGAAGCGCCCCCTCCCAAGGGACTGAAGCCGGCACGGCGAAAGCCTGTCTCGAACGCCCGGCGGTCGCGGGACCGTCGATGGAAGTAGTGATCGAGCGTGAGAACCTGAAGAAAGCGTTGGCGCGAGTAACGCGCAACAAGGGTGCGGCGGGCGTCGACGGGATCACCGCCGGCGAACTGCCGGCCTACCTGAAGGAGCACTGGCTCGCGATCCGAGCCCAACTGCTTGAGGACACCTACCAGCCACAGCCGGTGCGGCGGGTGGAGATACCGAAGGCGTCGGGCGGCCTGCGGCCGCTCGGCATTCCGACGGTGCTCGACCGGTTCATCCAGCAGGCGGTGATGCAGGTGCTGCAAGCGGACTGGGACGGAACGTTCTCCGAGACAAGCTTCGGCTTTAGGCCGGGCCGCTCGGCGCATCAGGCGGTGGAACGGGCGCAGGCGTATATCGCGTCCGGGCATGCCGTCGTCGTGGATATCGATCTGGAAAAGTTCTTCGACCGGGTCAACCACGACATCCTGATGGGGCTGGTTGCCAAGCGGGTCGCTGACAAGCGCCTCCTGAAGCTCATCCGCGCATTCTTGAATGCGGGGGTGATGGAGGGAGGACTGGTCAGTCCGACGGAGGAGGGTACGCCGCAAGGCGGACCGCTCTCGCCGCTGTTGTCGAACCTGATGCTGGATGTGCTGGACAAGGAATTGGAGAAGCGCGGTCACCGCTTCGTGCGCTATGCTGATGACTGCAACATTTATGTGCGCAGTCAGAAGGCGGGCGAGCGGGTACTGGCCGGCATCGAGAAGTTCCTGGAAAAGCGTCTCAAGCTCAAGATCAACAAAGCCAAGAGCGCGGTCGCCAAACCGAGTGTCCGCAAGTTCCTGGGCTTCAGCTTCACCGGCGGGAAAGAGCCACGGCGGCGCATCGCGCCGCAGGCGATCGCCCGCTTCAAAGCAAAAGTCCGGGAGCTGACGCGGCGCACGTGCGGGCAAAGCCTCGCGCAGATCGTCAAGAAGCTGTCGGTCTACCTGATCGGGTGGCGCGGCTACTTCGGCTTCTGCCAAACACCGTCAGTGTTGCGCGCGCTTAATGAGTGGCTCAGGCGGCGGTTGCGCGCCATCGCCTGGAAACAATGGAAACGGGGTGACACTCGCTTTGCCGAGTTGCGACGCTGCGGCGTCGGCCGGGATCTGGCGGCACAAACCGCCGGCAGCCCACATGGCCCTTGGCGGCTCGCAAACAGCCCCGCGCTCACCATCGCCATGCCAATCGCGTTCTTCAGTGCACTCGGCCTAACTTCCGTCGCGGCACCACAGACCGCATGA
- a CDS encoding ABC transporter substrate-binding protein, translating into MTSAVALMAASAAITAPALADEAAAKKWIDSEFQPSTLSKDDQMKEMQWFMKAAAPFKGMEINVTSETLTVHEYESKTLAKAFEEITGIKVKHDIIQEGDVVEKIQTQMQSGKNVYDGWINDSDFIGTHFRYGQAVDLTDWMAKEGKDVTDPMLDVNDFIGKSFTTAPDGHLYQLPDQQFANLYWFRYDWFSNPEYKAKFKAKYGYDLGVPVNWSAYEDIAEFFTNDIKEINGVRVYGHMDYGKKDPSLGWRFTDAWLSMAGNGDKGIPNGLPVDEWGIRMEGCRPVGSSVERGGDVNGPASVYSIVKYLDWMKKYAPPQAQGMTFSESGPVPSQGAIAQQVFWYTAFTADMVKPGLPVMNADGTPKWRMAPSPHGSYWKDGMKLGYQDVGSATLLKSTPVDRRKAAWLYLQFIVSKSVSLKKSHVGLTFIRESDIWDKSFTERAPKLGGLIEFYRSPARVQWTPTGNNVPDYPKLAQLWWQNIGDASSGAKTPQAAMDSLAAAQDSVMERLEKSGVQGACGPKLNKKETAEYWFAKSAKDGNIAPQRKLANEKPKGETIDYDTLIKSWPASPPKRAEAK; encoded by the coding sequence ATGACAAGCGCAGTCGCGCTGATGGCAGCATCCGCTGCGATCACCGCGCCCGCATTGGCGGACGAAGCTGCTGCCAAGAAGTGGATCGATTCTGAATTTCAGCCATCGACGTTGTCCAAGGACGACCAGATGAAGGAAATGCAGTGGTTCATGAAGGCCGCTGCGCCGTTCAAGGGCATGGAGATCAACGTCACTTCCGAAACCCTGACCGTGCACGAGTATGAATCGAAGACGCTTGCAAAGGCCTTCGAGGAAATTACCGGCATCAAGGTCAAGCACGACATCATCCAGGAAGGTGACGTTGTCGAGAAAATCCAGACCCAGATGCAGTCGGGCAAGAATGTCTATGACGGCTGGATCAACGACTCCGACTTCATCGGAACGCACTTCCGCTACGGTCAGGCCGTCGACTTGACGGACTGGATGGCCAAGGAAGGCAAGGACGTCACCGATCCGATGCTCGACGTCAACGACTTCATCGGCAAGTCCTTCACCACCGCGCCGGATGGACACCTTTATCAGTTGCCCGACCAGCAGTTCGCGAACCTCTATTGGTTCCGCTACGACTGGTTCTCCAATCCGGAGTACAAGGCGAAGTTCAAGGCCAAGTACGGCTACGACCTCGGCGTCCCCGTGAACTGGTCGGCCTATGAAGATATCGCCGAGTTCTTCACCAACGATATCAAGGAAATCAACGGCGTCCGCGTCTATGGCCACATGGACTACGGCAAGAAGGATCCGTCACTGGGCTGGCGCTTCACCGACGCGTGGTTGTCGATGGCCGGCAACGGCGACAAGGGCATCCCGAACGGACTTCCGGTCGACGAATGGGGTATCCGAATGGAAGGCTGTCGTCCGGTCGGCTCGTCCGTCGAGCGTGGCGGCGACGTCAACGGACCGGCGTCGGTCTATTCGATCGTCAAGTATCTCGACTGGATGAAGAAGTATGCCCCGCCGCAGGCGCAAGGCATGACCTTCTCCGAATCGGGACCGGTTCCCTCGCAGGGCGCGATTGCCCAGCAGGTGTTCTGGTACACCGCTTTCACCGCCGACATGGTGAAGCCCGGTCTGCCGGTCATGAACGCCGATGGCACGCCGAAGTGGCGTATGGCTCCGTCGCCGCACGGCTCATACTGGAAGGACGGCATGAAGCTGGGTTATCAGGACGTGGGTTCTGCGACCTTGCTCAAGTCGACCCCGGTTGATCGCCGCAAGGCAGCCTGGCTCTACCTGCAGTTCATCGTGTCCAAGTCGGTGTCGCTGAAGAAGAGCCATGTCGGTCTCACCTTCATCCGTGAGTCCGATATCTGGGACAAGTCGTTCACGGAGCGTGCTCCGAAGCTCGGCGGTCTGATCGAGTTCTACCGCTCGCCCGCGCGCGTGCAGTGGACGCCGACCGGCAACAACGTGCCTGACTATCCGAAGCTTGCGCAATTGTGGTGGCAGAACATCGGCGATGCGTCGTCCGGTGCGAAGACGCCGCAGGCGGCGATGGACTCGCTCGCAGCCGCGCAGGACTCGGTGATGGAACGGCTTGAGAAGTCGGGGGTGCAGGGTGCCTGCGGACCGAAGCTCAACAAGAAGGAAACGGCTGAGTACTGGTTCGCGAAGTCTGCCAAGGACGGCAACATCGCGCCCCAGCGCAAGCTGGCCAACGAGAAGCCGAAGGGCGAAACCATCGACTACGACACGCTGATCAAGTCGTGGCCGGCATCGCCGCCGAAGCGCGCCGAAGCGAAGTGA
- a CDS encoding DUF2160 domain-containing protein has protein sequence MENIAWMAWTVPTAIFFVMLSLTLGVMTWLAVAYPEAERVGILRIPTTRGDRLFVSLILAAVIHLLWMAFVGTDTLFTLPIGEGVEISSLWLATVISLASAVAIFRTV, from the coding sequence ATGGAAAACATCGCATGGATGGCCTGGACGGTGCCGACCGCGATCTTCTTCGTGATGCTGTCGCTCACCCTGGGCGTGATGACATGGCTCGCGGTGGCCTATCCCGAAGCCGAACGCGTCGGCATCTTGCGCATTCCGACGACGCGCGGCGACCGCCTGTTCGTTTCGCTGATACTCGCCGCCGTCATCCATCTGCTGTGGATGGCCTTTGTAGGCACCGATACGCTTTTCACGCTGCCGATCGGGGAGGGCGTTGAAATATCGAGCCTGTGGCTCGCTACCGTGATTTCGCTTGCTTCGGCCGTTGCGATTTTCCGCACCGTCTGA
- a CDS encoding carbohydrate ABC transporter permease: MHSIPGRRLIISLFLIFLLLPIYWLVNMSFKTNTEIVSTMTLWPHQPTIANYMRIFTDESWYSGYINSLKYVVINTVISISVALPAAYAFSRYRFLGDKHLFFWLLSNRMAPAAVYALPFFNLYSAIGLFDTPWAVALAHCIFNVPLAVWILEGFVSGVPREIDETAFLDGYSFPRFFIKILVPLIASGIGVAAFFCFMFSWVELLLARTLTTVAAKPISAIMTRTVSAAGMDWGLLAAAGVLTIIPGALVIWFVRNYIARGFALGRV; encoded by the coding sequence ATGCATTCGATTCCCGGCCGCCGCCTCATCATCTCGCTGTTCTTGATCTTCCTGCTGTTGCCGATCTACTGGCTCGTCAACATGAGCTTCAAGACCAATACCGAGATCGTCTCGACCATGACGCTGTGGCCGCATCAACCGACCATCGCCAACTATATGCGCATTTTTACCGACGAGAGCTGGTATTCCGGCTACATCAACTCGCTGAAATATGTCGTCATCAACACCGTGATCTCGATCTCGGTGGCGTTGCCGGCGGCCTACGCATTTTCGCGCTACCGTTTCCTCGGCGACAAGCATCTATTCTTCTGGCTGCTGTCGAACCGGATGGCGCCGGCGGCGGTCTACGCGCTGCCGTTCTTCAATCTCTATTCGGCGATCGGGCTGTTCGATACGCCGTGGGCGGTTGCGCTCGCGCACTGCATCTTCAACGTGCCGCTGGCGGTGTGGATCCTCGAAGGCTTCGTTTCGGGCGTGCCGCGCGAGATCGACGAGACCGCGTTCCTCGACGGCTATTCGTTCCCGCGCTTCTTCATCAAGATCCTGGTGCCGTTGATTGCCAGCGGCATCGGCGTCGCGGCATTCTTCTGCTTCATGTTTTCCTGGGTCGAACTGCTGCTGGCGCGCACGCTGACGACGGTGGCCGCCAAGCCGATCTCGGCGATCATGACGCGCACGGTTTCAGCCGCCGGTATGGACTGGGGTTTGCTGGCCGCGGCCGGCGTCCTGACCATCATCCCCGGAGCGCTCGTGATCTGGTTCGTTCGTAACTACATCGCGCGCGGCTTCGCGCTCGGCCGGGTGTAG
- a CDS encoding carbohydrate ABC transporter permease, whose translation MDKTVNQKAWFLVLPVFLVVAFSAILPLMTVVNYSMQDTFGNNQFFWNGVGWFKELLDPSTDLGGRFLASLGRNLFFSAVILAIEVPLGIVVALSMPREGWSVAACLVILALPLLIPWNVVGTIWQIFGRPDIGLLGYTLNGLGINYNYVSNEFDAWATVIVMDVWHWTSLVALLCYAGLKSIPDAYYQAAQIDGGSRWAVFKAIQLPKMNRVLLIAVLLRFMDSFMIYTEPFVVTGGGPGNSTTFVSIELVKIALGQFDLGKAAALSLVYNLIIIIVCWVFYTVMTNAGTDRGRKEGVA comes from the coding sequence GGTGGTGAACTATTCGATGCAGGACACCTTCGGCAACAACCAGTTTTTCTGGAACGGTGTCGGTTGGTTCAAGGAACTGCTCGATCCCTCGACCGATCTCGGCGGGCGCTTTCTGGCCTCGCTCGGCCGCAACCTGTTCTTCTCCGCCGTGATCCTCGCGATCGAGGTGCCGCTCGGCATCGTGGTGGCGCTGTCGATGCCGCGCGAGGGCTGGTCGGTCGCCGCCTGCCTCGTGATTCTGGCCCTGCCGCTCCTGATTCCGTGGAACGTGGTCGGGACCATCTGGCAGATTTTCGGCCGGCCCGACATCGGCCTGCTCGGCTATACGCTCAATGGACTCGGCATCAACTACAACTACGTCTCCAACGAGTTCGACGCCTGGGCCACCGTCATCGTGATGGACGTCTGGCATTGGACCAGCCTGGTCGCGCTGTTGTGCTACGCCGGCCTGAAGTCGATCCCCGACGCCTATTACCAGGCGGCGCAGATCGACGGCGGCTCGCGCTGGGCGGTGTTCAAGGCGATCCAGTTGCCGAAGATGAATCGCGTGCTCTTGATCGCGGTGCTGCTGCGGTTCATGGACAGCTTCATGATCTACACCGAACCGTTCGTCGTGACCGGCGGCGGGCCGGGCAACTCGACCACGTTCGTTTCCATCGAGCTGGTCAAGATCGCGCTCGGACAGTTCGATCTCGGCAAGGCGGCGGCGCTGTCGCTGGTCTACAACCTGATCATCATCATCGTCTGCTGGGTGTTCTACACCGTCATGACCAACGCCGGCACCGATCGCGGGCGCAAAGAGGGAGTCGCGTGA